Within the Pseudarthrobacter sp. W1I19 genome, the region CTACCAGCGGCTGCTGCTGGACCCCGTGTTTCCCCTCTCGCTGTGGCTGACAGTCCTGTTCGTCGGGGCTTCTGCTGTCCTGGGCCAGAACCTGCTGGGGCTGGCCCTCGCGGTGCTGATGCGGCATGCACGCCGGGCCGTGTCCGCAGCCGTGGGCACTGCGGTAGTAGCTGCGTGGGTGCTGCCCGAGATCGTGGCGGCCTTCGCCGCCTACGCCTACTTCAGCCGGGACGGCACATTGAACCAGTTGCTGGGCGGACTGGGGATGGGACAGCCGGACTGGCTCTATTCATGGCCGATGGCGGCCGTGGTGCTGGCGAATATCTGGCGTGGCACGGCCTTTTCCATGCTGGTGTACCGGGCGGCCCTGAACGACATTCCCACGGAAGTGGCCGAGGCCGCCCAGATGGACGGCGCCGGCGGCTGGAAGCGGCTGGCTTTCATCACGCTGCCCATGATCCGGGGCAGTATCGCCACCAACCTGATGCTGGTCACCTTGCAGACGCTTGCCGTGTTCACCCTGATCTGGGTGATGACCGCCGGTGGGCCGGCCAACGCCAGCACCACCCTCCCGGTCCTGGCCTACCAGGAAGCCTTCAAGTTCGGTGACATCGGGTACGGGACTGCCGTGGCTTCGGTGCTGCTTCTTATCGGTGCGGTGTTCGGTGTCGGCTATATCCGGCTGCTGAGGGAGGGGAAGCGTTGACCGCACCGGCACGGGCGTCCGGAACTGCCCTCGTCGAAAAGGCCCCCCGCCCGCGCAGGCCCGGGAACAGCCGTGTCAGTCCCGCAGATGTGGCCCTGCTGGTCCTCGGCGCCTGTTTTGTGCTGCCGCTGCTGTGGCTGGTCCTGGCTTCCTTCGACGCGGACGCAGGCCACGAGACAAGAGTACCTGCCGCCCTCACCCTGGAGAATTTCGCCGCGGTGATAACGCCGGGGCTGCTGTTGCAGCCGTTGTGGAACAGCCTGCTCCTTTCCGCCGGGACGGCCACGGCCACGCTGGCGGCCGCCGTACTGGCCGCGTATCCACTGTCCCGCTATCGGTCCCGGTTCAACACGCCGTTCATGTACGCGGTGCTGCTCGGGACCTGCCTTCCCATCACGGCCATCATGGTGCCGGTCTACGGACTTTTCGTCCAGCTGGAGCTGCTGGATTCAATGCCGGCCACCATGCTGTTTATGGCCGCCACCGCCCTGCCGATGGCCATCTGGATGACCCGGAACTTCATGGACGCCGTGCCGGTGTCCCTCGAGGAGGCGGCATGGGTGGACGGCGCATCCAGGATGACGGCGCTGCGCACCATTGTCCTGCCGCTGATGCGGCAAGGACTCGCCGTGGTGTTCATTTTTGTGTTCATCCAGGCCTGGGGAAACTTCTTCGTCCCGTTTGTGCTGCTCCTGTCCGAGGCGAAGCAGCCCGCGGCGGTATCCATCTTCAGCTTCTTCGGACAGCACGGGGCAGTTGCCTACGGCCAGCTCGCCGCCTTCTCCATCCTGTACTCGCTGCCGGTGCTGGCCTTGTACGTCGTTGTGGCCAGGGGTGCCGGGAGCTCATTTGCCTTGTCCGGCGCGGTGCGGGGTTAGCCGCCTGCTAGTCGATGTCCTCGACAACCACGCCAAAGGGGATGCTGTCGTCAAGGTGTGCCTGATGGCCGGTTGAGCCTGGGTTGTAGACAACCCGGACTCCGTGGAGCTTGTCCGCGGCTGACTGCTGCAGGACAGGCTTGACAGTGTTGATGAACATCTCGCTTTTGTCGGCGAGAAACTCCTTGTAACTGGCTGGAAGCTCGCTCATGTCAAAAGAATAGACCTGGGGAGCTCCGGTGGGGAGGGGTCCCCATTGCCCGAACCCGCGGATGCGTCTTGGATAGGATGGCGGCGGAGTGCGGTCAGGCCGTGCCGCACGCCCAACACACAGCCATCAGGGGGAATCGCAGTGCTTCAAACCAGCTCTTCGGCAAGAATCGAACCGGCAGAGCTGGCACGGGCGCAACAGGTTGCAGCCAGCATTTCCAGGAGCTTCGACGCCAAGATGGTGGGGCAGTCCCGGCTGCGGGAATCGCTGCTGGTGGGCCTGCTCACCGGCGGCCACATCCTGCTGGAAAGCGTTCCGGGCCTGGCCAAAACCACCGCTGCCCAGACCGTCGCCGAAGCCATCAGCGCGGAGTTCCGGCGGATCCAGTGCACCCCGGACCTGCTGCCCAGTGACATTGTGGGGACCCAGATCTACGACGCCGCCAAGGGCACCTTCGTTACGCAGCTGGGCCCGGTCCACGCCAACATCGTGCTGCTGGACGAGATCAACCGCTCCAGCGCCAAGACCCAAAGCGCCATGCTGGAGGCCATGCAGGAACGCCAGACGTCCATCGGCGGCCAAGAGTACCGGCTGCCGTCCCCGTTCCTGGTCCTGGCCACCCAGAACCCGATAGAGCAGGAAGGCACCTACCAGCTTCCGGAAGCCCAGATGGACCGCTTTATGCTCAAGGACGTCCTGGACTATCCCTCACCGGCGGAGGAAACAGAGATCATCCGCCGCCTCGACGCCGGAGTGTTTACCGATGAGCAGAAGCCGGCGGCCGCGGCGTCCCTTGAGGCAGTGGCGCGGGTCCAGGACGTGGTGAAAAAGATCTATGTTGATCCTGCAGTTGTCAACTACATCGTGGGGTTGGTCTACGTCACCCGGAACGCGCAGCAGTACATTGACCCGCGGCTTGCCGGCTTTATTGAGTTCGGTGCCAGTCCGCGCGCCAGCATCGCCTTCAGCCAGGCGGCCCGCGCCGTGGCGCTCCTCCAGGGCCGCGACCATGTGATCCCGGAAGATGTGAAATCGCTCGCCCACCGCGTCCTGCGGCACCGCCTCATCCTGAATTTTGAGGCAGTGGCTGAGCAGGTGCCGGTGGAAACGGTCATCGACGCCGTGGTCGCCGCCGTCCAGACGCCCTGAGGTCACCATGACCAGCCTCCTTCACCAGGTGAAGTCGAAGATGGCCATCTTTGCGCACCGCAAGGCCCGCGGCATGCTCGACGGCGAATACGGTTCAGTTTTCCGCGGCCGCAGCCTGGACTTCGATGACCTCCGCGCCTATGTCCCGGGAGACGAGGTGCGCGATATCGACTGGAAGGCAACAGCCCGCCACGGCTCCCCACTGATCAGGAGGTACGTGGCCGTCCGGCGGCAGACAGTCCTGCTCATCACCGATACCGGGCGCAACATGGCAGCCGAAGCAGCGGGCGGGGAAACCAAGAAGGACATCGCCATCATGGCGCTGGGGGTTATCGGGTACCTGGCCCACCGTCACGGCGACGTGGTGGGCCTGGTGTGCGGCGACGCCCAGAAGACAACATCCCTGCCGGCCAAAAGCGGCGAGGCGCACCTCGAAAGGCTCCTGCGCCATGTCCAAGCCAACGCCACCATGGATTCTGCTGCCAGCCGGCTTGAGGACCAGCTGGAGCATGTGGCCCGCACCGTCAAGGGCCGGTTCCTGTTGTTCGTTGTGGCGGACGAAATAGCGGGCACCCCGTCGCTGTCAGGGCTGCTCCGCCGGCTCCGGGCGCAGCATGAGATCCTGTGGCTCACGGTCCGTGATGCGGACCTGTCGGCGGAAGCGCCGTGGTACAGCGTGCACAATTCCTCGCCACTGATGGGCCACCTGGCCCGGTCCCCGGTAGTGGCCGCAGCATATGCCCAGGCTGTGACGGACAGGGATTCCGGACGGGCGGACATGCTGCGCCAGGCAGGGATCGCCGGGGGCTCGGTCAGCGGTAGCCCGGAGGTCATCACTGAGCTGTTCGCACTTCTGGAGAGGCACCGCCGTGCAGGCTGATCCTGAATTCCTCGGCCCGCTGCCGTACAGTCCGCTGTGGACGTGGACAGGGCTGGCCCTGCTGCTCCTGCTGGCCGCCTGGTACACCTTTGTTTTCGCCAGTACCCGGCGTCCTGGGCCCAGGACCCGCGCGGGGTCGGGATCGCTCACCGACCTGCCGGCACTCCAATCGGCGTACCTGCAGCGGATTACTGACGTGGAGCGGGAGTCAGCCGCAGGAAACATCAGTGCCCGCGCTGCCCACCAGCAGATCAGCCTCCTGCTGCGCCGCTTCGTCCGCGACGCCACCGGCGTGGACGCGCCGAGAATGACGCACGCCGACCTCGCGAGCCACCCGCTGCCCACGGCCGCGAAGGCCGTCGGCGCGCTGTACCCGGGCGAGTTCGGGCCCGAGCCGCTGCCCGCCGTCGCAAGCTCCGCCGCGACGGCACGCGAGGCGGTGCGCTCGTGGAGCTGATGTTCTGGTGGGTGGTTCCCCTGGGTGCGGCCGTGGCAGGCCTCGCGGCCTGGGCGGCGTGGCGCCCGGGCAGGAACACCAATGCACGACGGCGGCCGGCAGCTCATGCGGACAGGCTCACCCGGCTGCCCGAATACCAGGCCGCGCTACGGCTGCACCGCCGCCGGCTCGTAGCCGCGGCATCTGCCGGCGGCGTCCTGCTGGCGTCAACCCTGCTGGCGGCCGCCCGTCCTGCGAATGTGGACAACGTCCGGCCGGAGCAGCACAACCGCGACATCGTCCTGTGCCTGGACGCTTCCGGATCCATGAGCAGCGCAGACGCGGAGGTGGTGGACGTGTTTGCCCGGCTGGCAGAGGACTTCAAGGGCGAAAGGATAGGCCTCACCATCTTCGACAGCACAGCCATCCAGGTCTTTCCGCTCACCGATGACTATGAGTACGCCAGGGAACAGCTGGCACTGGCCCGTGATGCCTTCAACGGGAAACCCGGCACGTCCGGCTTCCTCGACGGGACCTGGAGCGGCCGCGGTTCATCCCTGATCGGGGATGGCCTCGCCTCATGCATCACCAGCTTTCCATCCTCCCGGGAGCCGGAAGACAGCAGCCAGCAGAACGATGGCCGGCAGAACAACGGTGAGCAGGACGGCCTGCAACCGCGCTCGCGGTCTGTGGTCCTGGCCACGGACAACTTTGTTTCGGGGGATCCCATCATGACGCTCCAGGAAGCTGCCGGAATGGCGAAGGAACGGGACGTGCGTGTATATGCGCTGAACCCGGGGGACTTTGACTACGGTGCCGACGCGGACCAGCCCGGGGCGCAATTGCGTGCGGCCGCCGAGTCCAGTGGGGGAGCCTACTACGCCCTGGACAGTCCGGAAGCAGTGCCCGGCATTGTGCGGGCCGTGCAGGAAACGGAGAAATCCACCCTTCAGGGCGCGCCGCGGGCCGTGGTCACCGACGTGCCCAACCTTCCGTTGGCCGTTGCGCTCCTGGCCGGCCTCGTCCTCGCTGTTGCCTCCTGGCGGCTGCGGCCATGACACTGCAGCCGATCCTGCCGTGGTGGTTCCTGCTGCCCCTCACCGTCGCCGCACTGGTCTTCCTGGGCTGGCGGATTCACGTCGAACGGAGGTACCCCGGCGGCCCTGGACGAATCCGGCGGGCCCTGCTGGTGCTGTTCGTGCTGGCAGCAGCTCTCCGGCCGGGCATCCCTGGCGGCTCCGCCCAGGCCGCTGCAGCGGACCTGAACGTCTTTTTCGCAGTGGACACCACCAGCAGCATGGTGGCCGAGGATTACGGCAAAGCCGCACCGCGCCTCGATGGCGTCCGCCAGGACATCATGGCCATCGCCGGGGAACTGCCGGGTGCCCGTTTTTCCGTCATCACCTTCGACACCGAAGCCCATGTCCGGATGCCCCTGACCACCGACACGTCGGCGCTGGAAACCATTACCGCCATCCTCGAGCCGCAGGTCACGGCCTATGCCAAGGGCAGCAGCATCACGGCGGCACGTGAGGTGCTGGCTGAACGCCTGTCCGCTGCCAGGGACAGCCACTCCGAGCGGCCCCGGCTTGTCTTCTACCTGGGTGACGGCGAGCAAACCAGCGGGAAGGAACCGGAGCCCTTGACCCTGGATGGGGGACTGGTGGCCGGGGGAGCGGTGTTGGGTTACGGGACTTCCGGCGGCGGACGCATGAAGGAGAACACCGGGCTGGAGTCCGACGACGATGCCCCCTATATCCGGGACCATACCGGGGGTGCCGCCAGGGACGCCGTGTCCGTCATTGATGAGGACAGGCTCCGGGAGGTCGCGGCGCGGCTGGGCGTGCCCTATGTGCACCGGTCGGCCGGGGACCCGGTCTCGGCCATGCTGCAGGAGGCGCGCGCCGGCGCCTTGGAACGAACGGAACAAGACGACAGCCCTGGGGGCCGGATTGAGTTCTACTGGCTTTTCGCTGCGAGTGCCTTCGTTGTGGGTTTGGCCGAGCTGGTGGGCATTATCCGGCAACTGCGCGAAGTGCGGCCTGCGGCCAGGCCCCTTCGTGCCGCACACGGCGGCCAGCCAAAGGAGGCGGCACGGTGAGGCGCCGCCTGCTGGTGTGGTCAGCCCTTCCCGCTCTGCTGGTGCTGTTCGTCGCGGCGAAACTTCTCAGCCTCGACCCCCTTGCGGGGCACGCCGCGAAGGCCTTCGAAGCCAAGGACGCGCCCGCCGTCGGAATGGCTGCGGAGGCGCTTGAGGCAGCAAACATCGTGGAGCCGCACAAAGCACTCTTCGCAGCCGGGGACGCCCAGGCGCTCGCCGGAAACTTTGGAGCTGCCCGGCTGCGCTTCGAGGAAGCCCTGGAGCTTGCCCCGGAGGGCTCGCGTGATGCCTGCGTGGTGCGGCTCAACCTTGTCCTCGCCATCGAGCGGCTCGGTGACGAGAAGCTGCGTTTGGAGGATTCTGCGTCCGCCGCAACCCTGTTTACCGAGGCATTGGAAGCCGTCGGCGAGGCCCCGGAGGGCTGCTTCGACGCGGGACCCGCCGCTGATGCCGGCGAGAAACTAAGGGAGGCAGAAGGGCGCCTGAACGGAAAACTCGAGACGGCCAAGGGGTCCGCCGAGGATCAGGAAGGTGGGGCGGAGGAGGGTGGCCCGGACGAGCCGAAGGCCGAGTCACCTGGCCAGGACCAGCTGCAGCAGTTGCAGGAAAGCGCCCGGGAGTCACAACGGGAACGCAACAACGGACAGGAACGGTCGGACTACCTGGAGGACACCGGTCCCGGCGTGGATCGGCCCTGGTGACCGGCGGGGTCTGGTCTATGCAAAAGGGCAGCGGAGCGAAGATTATTCTGTTGCCGGACGAAACAAGGCGTAAGACTGCGTCTTAATTCGGACCCCGACTTGAAAGCTCCTCCGGCCGCCCATAGAGTTCTATACAAGTTACCGCGGTAACGTGTCAGCGATCCTCCATTGCGGAGGGTGTGGGTGCCCCCATGTGGGCCTGACATTTGCTCACGGACAACTTCATTCCAGGCGTAACAGTCGCGGCTGCGTCCTTGTGGAGTTCTTTCGTGTTCCCCAAACTCAAATTCATTGCCGGTCCCAGTCCAAATTCTGACAGGGAACCTCCAATGGCCCAAAGCCAAGGATGCAAATGTCGCCACCAAGCCTTATAGACACACACCCGAATCTCTCCGACGCCGCCCCGGTGGCGCTTTCCTACGAGCTGTTCCCGCCCCGTTCGCCGGCAGCCGCGGAAACGCTCTGGACCACCATCCGGGAACTGGAAACCACCGAGCCTGACTACGTCTCCGTCACGTATGGTGCCAGTGGCTCCAACCGGGACACCGCCGTCGAACTTATCAACCGGCTCCTGCTCGAAACCACCCTCCGGCCGCTGGCCCACCTGACCTGCGTTGGCAACACGCCGCAGGAACTGGCGGGCATCATCGGCGAACTGCTGGACACCGGGGTACGCGGCATCCTGGCGCTGCGCGGCGATCTTCCCAAGGACGGCGGCGAACCTGTCGACGGAGCCCTGCGGTACGCCCAGGACCTGATCGAACTCATCCGCCGCGTAGAGCAGCGCCGTTCGGCACTGCTGTGCGCCGGGAAGATTGCGGTTGGCGTGGCGGCATACCCCACCAGGCACCCGGAATCACCGAGTGAGGAGCACGACGTCGAGGTGCTGCTCGCCAAGCAGCGTTCCGGCGCGGACTTCGCCATCACCCAGGTGTTCTTCCATGCAGAGCAGTACGCCGACCTCCTCACCCGGGCACGCCGTGCCGGGGTCACCATCCCCATCATTC harbors:
- a CDS encoding carbohydrate ABC transporter permease, with amino-acid sequence MPARIGGRGLLRYLPVLPALLLLLVFLAGPVFWAFQASFTNTGLTGRNARNPGWVGLENYQRLLLDPVFPLSLWLTVLFVGASAVLGQNLLGLALAVLMRHARRAVSAAVGTAVVAAWVLPEIVAAFAAYAYFSRDGTLNQLLGGLGMGQPDWLYSWPMAAVVLANIWRGTAFSMLVYRAALNDIPTEVAEAAQMDGAGGWKRLAFITLPMIRGSIATNLMLVTLQTLAVFTLIWVMTAGGPANASTTLPVLAYQEAFKFGDIGYGTAVASVLLLIGAVFGVGYIRLLREGKR
- a CDS encoding DUF58 domain-containing protein, producing the protein MTSLLHQVKSKMAIFAHRKARGMLDGEYGSVFRGRSLDFDDLRAYVPGDEVRDIDWKATARHGSPLIRRYVAVRRQTVLLITDTGRNMAAEAAGGETKKDIAIMALGVIGYLAHRHGDVVGLVCGDAQKTTSLPAKSGEAHLERLLRHVQANATMDSAASRLEDQLEHVARTVKGRFLLFVVADEIAGTPSLSGLLRRLRAQHEILWLTVRDADLSAEAPWYSVHNSSPLMGHLARSPVVAAAYAQAVTDRDSGRADMLRQAGIAGGSVSGSPEVITELFALLERHRRAG
- a CDS encoding carbohydrate ABC transporter permease; the encoded protein is MTAPARASGTALVEKAPRPRRPGNSRVSPADVALLVLGACFVLPLLWLVLASFDADAGHETRVPAALTLENFAAVITPGLLLQPLWNSLLLSAGTATATLAAAVLAAYPLSRYRSRFNTPFMYAVLLGTCLPITAIMVPVYGLFVQLELLDSMPATMLFMAATALPMAIWMTRNFMDAVPVSLEEAAWVDGASRMTALRTIVLPLMRQGLAVVFIFVFIQAWGNFFVPFVLLLSEAKQPAAVSIFSFFGQHGAVAYGQLAAFSILYSLPVLALYVVVARGAGSSFALSGAVRG
- a CDS encoding MoxR family ATPase codes for the protein MLQTSSSARIEPAELARAQQVAASISRSFDAKMVGQSRLRESLLVGLLTGGHILLESVPGLAKTTAAQTVAEAISAEFRRIQCTPDLLPSDIVGTQIYDAAKGTFVTQLGPVHANIVLLDEINRSSAKTQSAMLEAMQERQTSIGGQEYRLPSPFLVLATQNPIEQEGTYQLPEAQMDRFMLKDVLDYPSPAEETEIIRRLDAGVFTDEQKPAAAASLEAVARVQDVVKKIYVDPAVVNYIVGLVYVTRNAQQYIDPRLAGFIEFGASPRASIAFSQAARAVALLQGRDHVIPEDVKSLAHRVLRHRLILNFEAVAEQVPVETVIDAVVAAVQTP
- a CDS encoding methylenetetrahydrofolate reductase; its protein translation is MSPPSLIDTHPNLSDAAPVALSYELFPPRSPAAAETLWTTIRELETTEPDYVSVTYGASGSNRDTAVELINRLLLETTLRPLAHLTCVGNTPQELAGIIGELLDTGVRGILALRGDLPKDGGEPVDGALRYAQDLIELIRRVEQRRSALLCAGKIAVGVAAYPTRHPESPSEEHDVEVLLAKQRSGADFAITQVFFHAEQYADLLTRARRAGVTIPIIPGVMPLTSLRRLKRLGELAGVEPAAELMERLAAADNDIERLHIGVDATVDLANAALDAGAPGIHLYTFNEHQSALEVLDKLALPRHSRSGIRRDALARRQLAS
- a CDS encoding vWA domain-containing protein, whose product is MTLQPILPWWFLLPLTVAALVFLGWRIHVERRYPGGPGRIRRALLVLFVLAAALRPGIPGGSAQAAAADLNVFFAVDTTSSMVAEDYGKAAPRLDGVRQDIMAIAGELPGARFSVITFDTEAHVRMPLTTDTSALETITAILEPQVTAYAKGSSITAAREVLAERLSAARDSHSERPRLVFYLGDGEQTSGKEPEPLTLDGGLVAGGAVLGYGTSGGGRMKENTGLESDDDAPYIRDHTGGAARDAVSVIDEDRLREVAARLGVPYVHRSAGDPVSAMLQEARAGALERTEQDDSPGGRIEFYWLFAASAFVVGLAELVGIIRQLREVRPAARPLRAAHGGQPKEAAR